A stretch of DNA from Acinetobacter sp. LoGeW2-3:
ATAGGAATTCCAAATAGCCTGTCAGAGTCTGGTATTTTTGGAATGATACAAGACCTCAAAAAGATTTTCCCTCTGCAAAAATTGAAATTAGTACAGGGTGGGGTAAGGAATTATTATCTAAATTAGCTCACGATGAACTTGATGGCGTGATTTCTACTGCAAAAGAACATAATGCTTTTCCAAAAGATTATTCTCTGAAAATTATGGGTACCTTACATATTAGGCCTGTAGTATCAAAATCTTTAAGCAGATCAGGTGTTTCAACATGGGAAGACTTGCAGGATCTAGGTTGGATTTTAAATAATAAAGGATGTGGATTCAGAGAATTTTTAACTGAACAATTAGAAAAACAGCATAAACAGCTAAATTTAAAAATTGAAGTTACTGGAACTAGAATCCAGTTGGATTTAATACAACAGGGAGTTGGTGCTGGTTTCTTGGCACAGGAATTAATCTTTCAAACTCCTCATTTTCACCAATTATCAATTATAGATACTGAAGAACTAAATCTAGATGTCATTGTTTACAATGCACGTCGAGAAAACTTGAGCCATGCACAAACTGAATTATTTGATGTAATTATGGAACGTTTTAACCAAAAAATTGCATTTAGCGTAATCTAAAAACCATTCTTATGCGTGAAATTAATATTAGTTTATGATAAATATTTATTTAACGCATACTAATTTTTAAATTACAGTTGTTTCAAGTTCAAAAAATATTTTGGAAATTGAAATGACAATTCAAAATTTTAGGCATGATTGGCCATCGTCTTGCTTCGGAAACGATCCCAGCAGAAGGCCCAGTATTTAATCCAGATTATGTTGCAAATTTTGCTAAAGCCCATGAGGATGCTGGATTTGATCGGGTATTGATTGGTC
This window harbors:
- a CDS encoding substrate-binding domain-containing protein, with translation MSTGWGKELLSKLAHDELDGVISTAKEHNAFPKDYSLKIMGTLHIRPVVSKSLSRSGVSTWEDLQDLGWILNNKGCGFREFLTEQLEKQHKQLNLKIEVTGTRIQLDLIQQGVGAGFLAQELIFQTPHFHQLSIIDTEELNLDVIVYNARRENLSHAQTELFDVIMERFNQKIAFSVI